One genomic region from Capra hircus breed San Clemente chromosome 6, ASM170441v1, whole genome shotgun sequence encodes:
- the PACRGL gene encoding PACRG-like protein isoform X2, with product MQKSECHRGVQMRNRLTDNCDQRTSSSAQVKHGTRVQQSKSSSSTSSPESARKLHPRPSDKLNPKTINPFGEQPRAPSAFAAIYSKGGIPCRLVHGSVKHRLQWECPPEKLPFDPLLITLAEGLRETKHPYTFVSKEGFRELLLVTGALEKAVPLLPRLIPVLKAALVHVDDEVFERGLNALVQLSVVVGPSLNDHLKHLLTSLSKRLRDKKFKEPITTALQKLEQHGGSGSLIIIKSKIPTYCSICC from the exons ATGCAGAAATCAGAGTGCCATAGGGGCGTACAGatgagaaacagacttacag ATAACTGTGATCAAAGGACATCATCAAGTGCACAAGTAAAACATGGGACTAGAGTTCAACAAAGCAAATCTTCATCATCAACCAGTTCTCCAGAATCTGCAAGAAAACTTCATCCTCGACCAAGTGATAAACTTAACCCTAAAACAATTAACCCG tttggtGAACAGCCAAGAGCCCCTTCTGCCTTTGCAGCTATTTACTCTAAGGGAGGTATTCCTTGCAG GTTGGTCCATGGTTCAGTAAAACACAGGTTACAGTGGGAATGTCCTCCTGAAAAGCTTCCATTCGATCCTCTTCTTATTACTTTAGCTGAG gGTCTGAGAGAGACTAAACATCCATACACCTTTGTGTCAAAGGAGGGTTTTAGAGAATTACTTTTGGTCACAGGTGCTCTTGAGAAAGCTGTGCCTTTGCTTCCTAGACTGATTCCTGTGCTGAAGGCAGCTCTG GTCCACGTGGATGATGAAGTGTTTGAAAGAGGATTGAATGCTCTGGTGCAGTTAAGTGTCGTCGTTGGTCCTTCTCTCAACGACCATCTGAAACACCTGCTTACCAGT CTTTCTAAGAGATTAAGGGACAAGAAATTCAAAGAACCAATCACCACTGCATTACAGAAGCTGGAGCAGCATGGCGGAAGT GGAAGCCTTATCATCATCAAATCTAAAATTCCGACATATTGCTCCATATGCTGTTGA
- the PACRGL gene encoding PACRG-like protein isoform X1 encodes MQKSECHRGVQMRNRLTDNCDQRTSSSAQVKHGTRVQQSKSSSSTSSPESARKLHPRPSDKLNPKTINPFGEQPRAPSAFAAIYSKGGIPCRLVHGSVKHRLQWECPPEKLPFDPLLITLAEGLRETKHPYTFVSKEGFRELLLVTGALEKAVPLLPRLIPVLKAALNSATAFQGQMIPYWKIPLEDVLKVHVDDEVFERGLNALVQLSVVVGPSLNDHLKHLLTSLSKRLRDKKFKEPITTALQKLEQHGGSGSLIIIKSKIPTYCSICC; translated from the exons ATGCAGAAATCAGAGTGCCATAGGGGCGTACAGatgagaaacagacttacag ATAACTGTGATCAAAGGACATCATCAAGTGCACAAGTAAAACATGGGACTAGAGTTCAACAAAGCAAATCTTCATCATCAACCAGTTCTCCAGAATCTGCAAGAAAACTTCATCCTCGACCAAGTGATAAACTTAACCCTAAAACAATTAACCCG tttggtGAACAGCCAAGAGCCCCTTCTGCCTTTGCAGCTATTTACTCTAAGGGAGGTATTCCTTGCAG GTTGGTCCATGGTTCAGTAAAACACAGGTTACAGTGGGAATGTCCTCCTGAAAAGCTTCCATTCGATCCTCTTCTTATTACTTTAGCTGAG gGTCTGAGAGAGACTAAACATCCATACACCTTTGTGTCAAAGGAGGGTTTTAGAGAATTACTTTTGGTCACAGGTGCTCTTGAGAAAGCTGTGCCTTTGCTTCCTAGACTGATTCCTGTGCTGAAGGCAGCTCTG AATTCGGCCACTGCTTTTCAGGGCCAGATGATTCCTTACTGGAAGATACCTTTAGAAGATGTACTGAAG GTCCACGTGGATGATGAAGTGTTTGAAAGAGGATTGAATGCTCTGGTGCAGTTAAGTGTCGTCGTTGGTCCTTCTCTCAACGACCATCTGAAACACCTGCTTACCAGT CTTTCTAAGAGATTAAGGGACAAGAAATTCAAAGAACCAATCACCACTGCATTACAGAAGCTGGAGCAGCATGGCGGAAGT GGAAGCCTTATCATCATCAAATCTAAAATTCCGACATATTGCTCCATATGCTGTTGA